In Planctomycetota bacterium, the sequence CTTGTCGATGGGCCTTGGGGGGGCGCTCATGGCGGGCTACTTCATGGCGATGGTCAGTGCGCTCACGCGGGCGGCCTTGATCGCGTCGCTCACCTTCGCGATGTCCGTGCCGCCGCCCTGGGCGCTGTCGGGCTTGCCCCCGCCCTTCCCGCCCAGCAGCGCGCAGGTGTCGCGGACCCAGTCGCCCGCGCGCAGGCCCTTCTGCACGAGCCAGTCGGGGACCATCGCGCACACGCCCACCTTGCCGGCCCCCTCGTCCACGCACACCAGCATCACCGCGGACTTCGTGCAGATGTCGCGCACCGTCTTGACGGCGGCCTGCAACGCCGCCCGGTCGTCGCCGATCGCCAGCGTCGTGACGATCACCTGGTCGTTGGCGGCCTGGGCGCTCTGCGCGATGCTGCGCGCCAGTCGGACGGCCTCGTCGCGCATCGCGGCGCCCATCGCCTTCTCCGCCGCCTTCACACGCTCCTGCAGCGACGCGATCCCCGCGCGGACCTGCGCCTTGCGCCACGACGAGCAGACCGCGGCGTCCAGGTCCGCCAGCAGCCCCTGCACGAGATTCGGAAGGTCGATGTCGCGCGCGCCCGCCGCCTCCGCGACGCGCCGTTCGAGCGCGATGCCCGCGGCCTGGGCGGCTTCCGCCGGCTCGCCCGTCAGGGCCACGATGCGCCGGATGCCCTTCGCGACGGCCTCCTCGCCCACCACCGCGAACGACGCCAGCAGCGCCGTCCGCTCGACGTGCGTCCCGCCGCAGAACTCGACCGACAGCTCGCGCCACGCCGGGTTGGCCGGGCCCGCCACCAGGTCCGACACGGGCTGCCCGATCGAGACCACGCGCACGGGGTCGGGGTATGTCTCGCCGAAGACCGCGCGCAGCCCGCTGATCTCGCGGGCCGCCGCCAGCGGCGCCGGCTCGGCGTACACCGTCAGGTCCTGGCGGATGGCGGTGCCGACGATCTCCTCGATACGCCGCAGCTCGTCGGGCGAGACCGGCTGCGCGTGGCTGAAATCGAACCGGAACCGGTCGGGGGCGACGAGCGAGCCCTTCTGGTCCACCCCGTCGCCCAGCACCGCGCGGAGCGCGAAGTTCGCCAGGTGCGTGCCCGTGTGGTTGCCCGCGATGCGCGCCCGACGCAGCTTGTCGATCTGCATCGACACGCTGTCGCCCACCCGGATCTCCCCGTGCGTCACGCGCCCGATGTGCAGCACGTACCCGCCGAACGCCTGCACCGATTCGACGACGAACTCGCCCCCCTCGTGCCGGTCGTGCGCGTGGGCGCGGCTCTCGGACACCACGACGATCCGCCCCGCGTCGCACTCCTGCCCGCCCATCGTCGCGTAGAACGGTGTGCGGTCGGTCACGATGCCGATCGTGCGTGACCGCTGCGACAGCGTGACCCGCGCGTGCTCGTCGAAGTGCTCGCCCGTCCAGATCGCACGCACGTGCGCCACCAGATCTCGCGCCTGGAACTTGTGATGATCGTCCGTCGCGTCGATGTGCAGGTGCTTCAGGCGCGCCACCGCATCGCCCGGGAGCGTCAGCGCCTTCGCCTCGTCCTTCGCATCGACCGCGCGAGAACGCTCCTTGGCGGCCTCCATCGCCGCCTCGAACCCGGCGACGTCGACCTTCAGCCCGCGCTCCTCGGCCATCTGCACGGTCAAGTCGATCGGGAACCCGTAGGTGTCGTACAGCTTGAAGGCGTCGTCGCCCGAGATCGGGCTGCGGGCCGCGACTTCTTCGAAGAGCTTGATCCCGCGGTCCAGCGTCTTGCCGAAGCTCTCTTCTTCCTCGTGGATGACCGCCGCGACGCGGGCGGGGTCCTTGTTCAGTTCGGGGAACGCGTGCCCGAAGCGCTCGACGACGGTGGGGACGAGCTGCGCGAAGAACCCCGTGCGGGCGCCCAGGACCTGGCGCCCGAAGCGGACGGCCCGGCGCAGGATGCGGCGCAGCACGTACCCCCGCCCGACGTTGCTGGGCAGCGCGCCGTCGGTGATGGCGAACGTGAGCGTGCGGATGTGGTCGGCGATGACGCGGTAGGCCGTGTCGACGTTGCCGGTGTCGGCGGCGCCGAGGCGGCCCGTGTAGCCGTGGGGCGGGTTGGTGAGCTGCTCGATGCGCGCGAAGATGGGCATGAACACGTCGGTGTCGTAGTTGCTGCGCTTGTTCTGGAGGATCGAGGTGAGGCGTTCGAGCCCCATGCCGGTGTCGACGTGGCGCGCGGGCAGGGGCTTGAGCGTGCCGGCGTCTTCGCGGTTGAACTGGATGAACACGTTGTTCCAGATCTCGATGAGATCGGGGTCGCCGGCGTTGACGAGCTCGGGGACGAAGCGCCCGCGCTCCTGCGGGCCGATGCGGTCGTAGTGGATCTCGGTGCACGGGCCGCACGGCCCGGTCTCGCCCATCTCCCAGAAGTTGTCCTTCATGTTGCCCGGGAGGACGCGCTCGGGGGGCAGGTACTTGAGCCACAGCGCGCGGGTCTCGTGGTCGGGCTCCAGGCCTGCCCTGGGGTTGCCCTCGAAGTACGTGGCGTAGAGGCGGTCGGGCGAGAGGGCGTAGACCTTCGTGAGCAGTTCCCACGACCAGTCGACGGCCTCCTGCTTGAAGTACTCGCCGAACGACCAGTTGCCGAGCATCTCGAAGAACGTGTGGTGGTAGGTGTCCTTGCCCACGTCGTCGAGGTCGTTGTGCTTGCCGCCCGCGCGGATGCACTTCTGGCTGTTGGCGGCCCGTCGCAGGCGCCCCAGGTCGGAGTTCGGGTCGGCCTGCCCGAGAAAGATCGGCTTGAACTGGTTCATCCCCGCGTTCGTGAAGAGCAGCGTCGGGTCGTCGAGCGGGACGCACGGCGACGAGGGCACGAAGACGTGCGACCGCTTCGAGACGAAGTAGTCGATGAAGGCGGCGCGCACGCGATCGACGGTCCAGTGGGTGCCCATAGGGGGCGGATTGTAGTTTCACGCCGGGCGGGCAGAACGCGCCTCGCCCCGGCGCACCAGCGCTCCGCCCGAGCGCCGGTCGGGTATGCTGTGCCCCGATGCGTTCCTACGACCTGGTGGTGATCGGATCGGGCCCGGCGGGGCAGAAGTGCGCCATCCAGGCGTCCAAGCTGGGCAAGCGGGTGTGCGTGGTCGAGCGCAGCGAGGTCGTCGGCGGGGCGGCGATCAACACTGGCACCATCCCCAGCAAGGCGCTGCGCGAGGCGATCCTCGCGGCGACGGGCAAGAGCCCCTTCATGCCCCGCTTCGGCGACTTCATGTCCGCACGCGGCAAGGTGAGCCTGCGCGACCTGTTCACCGCGTGCGAGGCGATCATCAAGAACGAGATCGCGCTGGTGCGCGGGCACTTCCGCAGCAACGGGATCGACCTCCTCAACGGCAGCGCCCGGTTCCGCGATGCCTCGACCATCGAGGTCGTCAGCGAGCACTCGCAGGAGGTGGTGCAGGCTGCGCACGTGTGCATCGCCGTCGGCACCAGCCCCGCCCGCCCCGGCACGATCGACTTCGACGCCTCCGACATCATCACGAGCGACGACCTGCTGCGCCTCGCCGAACTCCCCCAGTCCATGATCGTGGTGGGGGGCGGGGTCATCGGCACCGAGTACGCCTCGATGCTCGCGGCATTGGGCGTCAAGGTGACGCTGGTGGAGGGTCGCACGCGCCTGCTGGACTTCGTCGACGCCGAGATCGCCGAGGCGCTCCAGTACCACCTCCGCCAGGCGGGCGTCACGCTGCGCATGGGCGAGAAGGTCGTCAGCATCCGCAAGGTCGAACCCCCGCCGGGCGCGCGCAGCACGAACAACGTCATGGCCGAGGCCACGCTCGAGAGCGGGAAGACCCTGCGCGCCGACTGCCTGCTGTACGCCATCGGGCGTCAGGGGGCGACGGCGTCGCTCGGGCTCGAGGCCGCGGGGCTCGCGCCCGACGATCGCGGGCGGATCAAGGTGAACGCCCAGTACCAGACGGTCGTCCCGCACATCTACGCCGCGGGCGACGTCATCGGTTTCCCGGCGCTCGCGAGCACGAGCATGGAGCAGGGGCGGATGGCGGCGTGCGGGATGTTCGGGGAGAAGTGCGAGAGCTACGGCAACCTGCTCCCGTACGGGATCTACTCGATCCCGGAGATGAGCATGGTGGGGTGGACGGAGGAGGCCCTGACCAAGGAGGGCATCCCGTACGAGGCGGGGGTGGCGCAGTACAAGGAGATCGCGCGCGGGCAGTTGCTGGGCGACGAGATCGGCATGCTGAAGATGCTGATCCACCAGGAAAGCCGCACGATCCTGGGCGTGCACGCGCTGGGGACGGGCGCGACCGAGCTGATCCACATCGGCCAGGCGGCGATGGCGTTCGGCGCGACGGTCGACTACTTCGTGAACGCGGTCTTCAACTGGCCGACGCTCGCGGAGTGCTACAAGGTGGCGGCGCTCAACGGGCTGAACAAGCTGCGCAACGTCTGAACGTGCCGCGGGGTGTCCGGGCGGGGTGGCGGTGCTCGTGCGGAGCGCCGTGGGGAGGACGGGTGTTCAACGTCATCGCGGCGCAGCCGAGCGAGAACCTGCTGTCGGGGGCGGCGGACATCATCGCGCTGGTGGTTCTCGGGGCGGTCGCCGTGGCGGGCCCGTTCGTCGCGCTGCTGCGCCGCGAAGCCAACCGGCGGCGGCAGGCCGAGCAGGCCCTCGTCGAGGCGCGCCGTGCGCTGGAGGCATCGGCGAACGCGGCGGGCGCTGGAGGCGGGGTGTCGCGCGAGGTGCACGCGCAGCGCGAGTCGATCGCGTTCGAGCAGCACCGGCGGCTGAACGACCTGGCGTACCGCAAGATGGGGCTGGAGGTGCAGGCGCTGGAGGTGCAGCTCAAGCTCATGGAGAGCGACCTGCGCCGGCGCGACGAGGCGGGCGAGCACGCCGAGGCCGCCCTGCAGAAGGTGCGCCTGGAGATCGACAGCCTGCGGTTGCACATCCGCGAGCAGCGCAAGCGCGTGGACGACTACGGGCAGTTCGACGAGTAGCCGCCGGGCGTGGGGCGGGGGCCGTACGCTGGGGCCGTGGCGAAGCGTCCGGCAAAGTCCGCGGTCGGGGCGATCGAGGCGCCCCCGCCTCCCGAGCACCCCGTGCCCGCGCCGATCCCGCTGACGGGCGTGGTGGGGCAGGACCGCGCAATCGGCATCCTGCTCGACGCGATGCGGGCGGAGCGCGTCCACCACGCGTGGGTCTTCCACGGGCCCACGGGCGTGGGGAAGTTCACCACCGCGCTCGCCTTTGCGGCGGTGGTGCTGGACCCCACCAGCGCCCCGACGCTGACGGGGGGCCTCGCGCCCGACCCCGAGAGCCACACGCAGCGCCTGCTGCGCGCGGGCGCGCACCCGGACCTGCACGTCATCCGCAAGGAACTGGCCCGGTTCCACGACGACGCGAAGGTCCGCGAGCGCAAGCAGACGAACATCCCGCTGGACGTGGTGCGGTCGTTCATGCTGGAGCCGGCCGCGCTGAACGCGACGGTGCGCACATCCGCGCCGGTTGCCAAGGTGTTCATCGTCGACGAGGCCGAGATGCTGGCCGGCGCGTCGCAGAACGCCGTGCTCAAGTTCCTCGAAGAGCCCCCGCCCCGGACGCTGGTGATCCTCGTGACCGACAGCGAGGAGCGCCTGTTGCCCACGATCCGCTCGCGCTGCCAGCGGGTGTTCTTTCCCCCGCTCTCGCAGGCCGACATGCAGCGCTGCGTGCGCGCGAGCGGGCTGGAGCTGGACCCCGCGGCAACCCCGTGGCTGCTGGAGTTCGCCGACGGCTCGCCCGGCGTGCTGCACGGCGCGGTGCGCCACGGGCTCTGGGCGTGGCAGCAGCGCCTCGCCCCGCTGCTGGCGGCGTCCGACGGCGCGTCGTACCGCGTGGAGCTCGGATCAACGATGGCCGACCTGGCCGACGAGTGGGCCGAGGCGTGGGTGAAGGCCAACCCGTACGCGAGCAAGGAAGGCGCGAACAAGGCCGGCGCCGACTGGGTGTTCCGCGTGGTGGCGTCGCACCTGCGGGGGCGGCTTCGCCGGGGGGCGTCGGCGGGCGCGTGGCGCCGCGTCGAGGCGCTCCGCGAGGCGGAGCGCGAGATCGATTCCAACGTGAACCAGACGTTCGTGTTCGAGAAGCTCGCGGCGGAGCTGTGCGCCCGGGCTACGCCTGCGCGCTGAACGCCGCGGGCGCCGGGCGCGGGGCGGCGCCGCGCTCCTCGGCGAGGCGGCGCATGAGCAGAACCCAGGTCTCGCGCTCGAACTCGAGCAGCTCGATGACCTTGTCGATCTTCGCGAGGTCCTTCTCGTGCGCGCCCTCGACGAGCGTTCGGTAGATGAAGGCGTAGAGGGCCTTGGCGTTGCGGGCGAGCTCGGGGTCGATGTCCTCGCGGATGGTCGTCATGAGTTCGAAGACGATGTCGCGCGCCTGCGAGAAGCCCTGGAACGCCGCCTCGTGGCGCGCGCGCGCCAGCCCGTCGCGCCCCTGCGTCGCGAACTTCACCGCGCCCTCGAGCAGCATGAGGCGGAGCTCCTCGGGCGAGGCGGTGAGCACGCGGGTGCGGAGGTAGGCGTTGGCGTGCGCGGCGGCCTGGGGCGACGTGGTCATGGTGTTCATTCGATCGGAGTGCGGGGGCGTCGTCTTGAACGCGTCGGGGGCGGATCTCGTCGGATCGTGCGGCGACTACCCGGCGCGCGTCACCCCGCCGATGGAACCGAGGGCCGCCTGCTGCGACTGGAGCGAGCCGATCGCCTTCTCCATGGCGAGGAACTGTCGTTCGAGGATGTTGCGTCGCTGCTCGAGGCGTGCGTTGTACGACTCGATGCGGGCGTTCTGCAGGGAGATCTGGTTGCCGATGCCCTGGGTGCGCCCGGTCAGCACGCCGCTGGTCGAGTCCACGTAGCGGTCGACGAGCTGCTCGAACTGGCCCATGACGCCCAGCGCGGAGAAGGTCGAGCCGGCGTTGGGGTTGCGCACGAGCACCGAGCCGTCGCCGAAGACGTCGAGCTGCGCGTCGTCGGACTGCGTGCGCGTGACGAAGAGCGATTCGACGCTCGCGGGGTCCTCCTGCAGGGCCTCGCGCAGACGATCGGTGTCCAGTTCGAGCGTCCCGCCGTCGCCCACCGAGATGCCGACCTCGAGCAGCGTGTTGAACCGCCCGCTCGTCCCCACCCCGGGCGACGAGACGGCGCGGAACAGGGCGGCACGCAGCTCGCGGACCGTGCCGTCGCCCAGCAGGGGCCCGCCCCGCTCGGTCGCCTTGTCGTAGCGGCTCTGCGTGTCGATGCGCTGGATCGCTGTGTTGAAGCTCGACACGAACAGCTCGACGGCCTTCTCGATCGCGTTCGTGTCGGTCTGCACGTTGAGCGTCACCGGCGAGTTGCTCGCGCCGGTCAGATCGATCCGCACGCCCGGCACGATCGAGTCCACCGTGTTCGACGAGCCCACGATCGCGACGCCCCGCGCCGCGTCCGTCGAGCCGTAGAACACGCGCGAATCGCTCCCGGCGTCGAGCGTCGCGAGCCCGAGGTCGACCGAGCCCGAGTCGATGATGAACCGCCCCGCGGTGCCGGCGTTCCCGCTC encodes:
- the alaS gene encoding alanine--tRNA ligase; the encoded protein is MGTHWTVDRVRAAFIDYFVSKRSHVFVPSSPCVPLDDPTLLFTNAGMNQFKPIFLGQADPNSDLGRLRRAANSQKCIRAGGKHNDLDDVGKDTYHHTFFEMLGNWSFGEYFKQEAVDWSWELLTKVYALSPDRLYATYFEGNPRAGLEPDHETRALWLKYLPPERVLPGNMKDNFWEMGETGPCGPCTEIHYDRIGPQERGRFVPELVNAGDPDLIEIWNNVFIQFNREDAGTLKPLPARHVDTGMGLERLTSILQNKRSNYDTDVFMPIFARIEQLTNPPHGYTGRLGAADTGNVDTAYRVIADHIRTLTFAITDGALPSNVGRGYVLRRILRRAVRFGRQVLGARTGFFAQLVPTVVERFGHAFPELNKDPARVAAVIHEEEESFGKTLDRGIKLFEEVAARSPISGDDAFKLYDTYGFPIDLTVQMAEERGLKVDVAGFEAAMEAAKERSRAVDAKDEAKALTLPGDAVARLKHLHIDATDDHHKFQARDLVAHVRAIWTGEHFDEHARVTLSQRSRTIGIVTDRTPFYATMGGQECDAGRIVVVSESRAHAHDRHEGGEFVVESVQAFGGYVLHIGRVTHGEIRVGDSVSMQIDKLRRARIAGNHTGTHLANFALRAVLGDGVDQKGSLVAPDRFRFDFSHAQPVSPDELRRIEEIVGTAIRQDLTVYAEPAPLAAAREISGLRAVFGETYPDPVRVVSIGQPVSDLVAGPANPAWRELSVEFCGGTHVERTALLASFAVVGEEAVAKGIRRIVALTGEPAEAAQAAGIALERRVAEAAGARDIDLPNLVQGLLADLDAAVCSSWRKAQVRAGIASLQERVKAAEKAMGAAMRDEAVRLARSIAQSAQAANDQVIVTTLAIGDDRAALQAAVKTVRDICTKSAVMLVCVDEGAGKVGVCAMVPDWLVQKGLRAGDWVRDTCALLGGKGGGKPDSAQGGGTDIAKVSDAIKAARVSALTIAMK
- the sthA gene encoding Si-specific NAD(P)(+) transhydrogenase encodes the protein MRSYDLVVIGSGPAGQKCAIQASKLGKRVCVVERSEVVGGAAINTGTIPSKALREAILAATGKSPFMPRFGDFMSARGKVSLRDLFTACEAIIKNEIALVRGHFRSNGIDLLNGSARFRDASTIEVVSEHSQEVVQAAHVCIAVGTSPARPGTIDFDASDIITSDDLLRLAELPQSMIVVGGGVIGTEYASMLAALGVKVTLVEGRTRLLDFVDAEIAEALQYHLRQAGVTLRMGEKVVSIRKVEPPPGARSTNNVMAEATLESGKTLRADCLLYAIGRQGATASLGLEAAGLAPDDRGRIKVNAQYQTVVPHIYAAGDVIGFPALASTSMEQGRMAACGMFGEKCESYGNLLPYGIYSIPEMSMVGWTEEALTKEGIPYEAGVAQYKEIARGQLLGDEIGMLKMLIHQESRTILGVHALGTGATELIHIGQAAMAFGATVDYFVNAVFNWPTLAECYKVAALNGLNKLRNV
- a CDS encoding AAA family ATPase — translated: MAKRPAKSAVGAIEAPPPPEHPVPAPIPLTGVVGQDRAIGILLDAMRAERVHHAWVFHGPTGVGKFTTALAFAAVVLDPTSAPTLTGGLAPDPESHTQRLLRAGAHPDLHVIRKELARFHDDAKVRERKQTNIPLDVVRSFMLEPAALNATVRTSAPVAKVFIVDEAEMLAGASQNAVLKFLEEPPPRTLVILVTDSEERLLPTIRSRCQRVFFPPLSQADMQRCVRASGLELDPAATPWLLEFADGSPGVLHGAVRHGLWAWQQRLAPLLAASDGASYRVELGSTMADLADEWAEAWVKANPYASKEGANKAGADWVFRVVASHLRGRLRRGASAGAWRRVEALREAEREIDSNVNQTFVFEKLAAELCARATPAR
- the fliS gene encoding flagellar export chaperone FliS, producing MTTSPQAAAHANAYLRTRVLTASPEELRLMLLEGAVKFATQGRDGLARARHEAAFQGFSQARDIVFELMTTIREDIDPELARNAKALYAFIYRTLVEGAHEKDLAKIDKVIELLEFERETWVLLMRRLAEERGAAPRPAPAAFSAQA